One window of Siniperca chuatsi isolate FFG_IHB_CAS linkage group LG15, ASM2008510v1, whole genome shotgun sequence genomic DNA carries:
- the dio2 gene encoding type II iodothyronine deiodinase, which translates to MGMASEDLIVTLQILPGFFSNCLFLALYDSVVLVKRVVSLLSCSRTTGSGEWRRMLTSAGLRSIWNSFLLDAYKQVKLGCEAPNSKLVKVPDGPRWSSNISNMTNVAPGVRIRNGDECHLLDFESSDRPLVVNFGSATUPPFISHLPAFRQLVEDFNDVADFLLVYIDEAHPSDGWVAPPMGSCSFNVRKHQNLEERLGAARKLIEHFSLPPQCQLVADCMDNNANVAYGVSNERVCIVQQRKIAYLGGKGPFFYNLKDVRQWLEQSYGKRSNQGQVQRRTCPIFQ; encoded by the exons ATGGGAATGGCCAGTGAGGATCTGATCGTGACACTCCAGATACTACCTGGCTTCTTTTCAAACTGTCTGTTCCTTGCCCTGTACGACTCCGTGGTGCTCGTGAAGCGCGTTGTGTCGCTGCTCAGCTGCTCCAGGACCACCGGCTCCGGAGAGTGGCGCCGTATGCTGACCTCAGCAGGGCTCCGCTCCATCTGGAATAGCTTCCTTCTTGACGCCTATAAGCAG GTGAAACTTGGCTGTGAGGCACCCAACTCCAAATTGGTGAAGGTGCCTGATGGCCCTCGGTGGAGCAGCAATATCAGTAATATGACTAATGTGGCACCTGGTGTCAGGATCCGAAATGGAGATGAGTGCCACCTTCTGGATTTTGAGTCATCAGATCGCCCTCTGGTGGTCAACTTTGGCTCAGCCACCTGACCTCCCTTCATCAGCCACCTGCCAGCTTTCCGGCAGTTGGTGGAGGACTTCAATGATGTAGCTGATTTTCTGTTAGTGTACATTGATGAGGCTCACCCATCTGATGGCTGGGTGGCCCCTCCTATGGGCTCTTGCTCTTTCAATGTCCGAAAACACCAGAACCTGGAGGAGAGGCTGGGAGCGGCGCGTAAACTCATTGAGCATTTTTCCCTGCCACCGCAGTGTCAGCTGGTGGCCGACTGCATGGACAACAATGCTAATGTGGCTTACGGTGTGTCCAATGAACGGGTGTGTATAGTACAACAGAGAAAAATTGCCTACCTGGGTGGTAAGGGGCCTTTTTTTTACAATCTGAAGGATGTACGGCAGTGGCTGGAACAGAGCTACGGTAAACGGAGTAATCAAGGACAAGTACAGAGGAGGACATGTCCCATATTTCAGTAG